The proteins below come from a single Desulfovibrio sp. JC022 genomic window:
- a CDS encoding phenylacetate--CoA ligase family protein codes for MVDRYNGLFNDYEKDAPEARSERQLTKIKAVIEKAAESSKEFKSRMDAAGISAADITDLESFSKIPVLRKKDLISLQQEKGLDWLLTAKPGELSRIYQSPGPIFDPEGREADYWGWTEGFYAAGFREGDLVQMTFSYHLTPAGLMLEQPLREIGCAVIPAGPGNTPVQMQLLTSLPVTGFVGMTSYLKVIAEKAQAEGLDLKKDFNLDVAFVAAEILPESLRNEVEEAFGMKVRQGYGTADLGCISYECLELGGMHVSSRCYVEICDPKTGEPLPMGEIGEVVVTPYTLSYPLVRFATGDLSRMVDEPCGCGRTAPKLAGILGRADDTAKVKGQFVYPSQVAEVIRDFPAIAKHQIVVSNEGGKDKLTLKMVLEGQLDEKAFIPAFQDKIKLRPVMEILADNDAIKDDAVPLVDERTYE; via the coding sequence ATGGTGGATAGATATAACGGACTATTTAATGATTATGAGAAAGATGCTCCTGAAGCTCGGTCAGAAAGGCAGCTGACTAAAATTAAAGCCGTTATCGAAAAAGCGGCTGAATCTTCAAAAGAATTTAAATCGCGTATGGATGCGGCGGGGATTTCTGCTGCTGATATTACCGACCTTGAATCTTTCAGTAAAATTCCAGTCCTGCGCAAGAAAGACTTAATTTCTCTGCAGCAGGAAAAGGGGCTCGACTGGCTGCTCACCGCCAAACCGGGTGAGTTGAGCAGGATTTATCAGTCTCCCGGTCCCATTTTCGATCCCGAAGGTCGTGAAGCTGACTACTGGGGCTGGACTGAAGGTTTTTACGCCGCAGGTTTCCGTGAAGGCGATCTGGTGCAGATGACTTTTAGCTATCACCTGACTCCCGCGGGGCTTATGCTTGAGCAGCCTTTGCGCGAAATCGGGTGTGCGGTGATTCCTGCGGGACCGGGCAATACCCCGGTGCAGATGCAGCTTTTGACCAGCCTGCCCGTAACCGGATTTGTAGGCATGACCAGCTACCTGAAAGTTATTGCCGAAAAAGCACAGGCTGAGGGGCTGGACCTGAAAAAGGATTTTAATCTCGATGTGGCCTTTGTGGCTGCGGAGATACTGCCCGAATCCCTGCGCAATGAAGTGGAAGAAGCCTTCGGCATGAAGGTCCGTCAGGGGTACGGAACTGCTGATCTGGGTTGCATCTCCTACGAGTGCCTTGAACTTGGCGGCATGCATGTTTCCAGTCGCTGCTATGTGGAAATATGTGATCCCAAGACCGGGGAACCGCTGCCTATGGGCGAGATCGGTGAAGTGGTTGTCACTCCCTACACCCTTTCCTATCCGCTGGTCAGATTCGCTACCGGGGACCTTTCACGCATGGTGGACGAGCCGTGCGGGTGCGGACGTACCGCGCCTAAACTGGCGGGAATTCTCGGCCGCGCCGACGATACCGCAAAAGTCAAGGGCCAGTTTGTCTATCCATCTCAAGTCGCTGAAGTTATCCGGGATTTTCCGGCTATTGCAAAACACCAGATAGTTGTCAGCAACGAGGGCGGCAAAGACAAATTGACCCTCAAGATGGTTCTTGAAGGTCAGCTGGACGAGAAAGCGTTTATCCCCGCCTTTCAGGATAAGATCAAGCTGCGTCCGGTCATGGAAATCCTTGCAGACAATGATGCCATCAAAGATGACGCTGTCCCCCTTGTGGATGAGCGCACTTATG
- a CDS encoding ABC transporter ATP-binding protein, whose product MSLLNVQNLEVVYNDVVLVLKGLSLNVEKGSITTLLGANGAGKSTTLKAISGLLEGEDGKATSGTILYEDKPVNIQSPEKMVRKGVFQVMEGRRIFEDLNVEENLRCGAYTQPAKYFSDNLEKVYTYFPRLKERRSQLAGYMSGGEQQMLAIGRAVMANPRLLLLDEPSLGLAPLLVEEIFDIVKKINKQEGVTVLLVEQNARMALSLADYGYIMENGRIVMDGKGEELLHNPDVQEFYLGLSHGGEKRSYRDVKHYRRRKRWLG is encoded by the coding sequence ATGAGTCTGCTGAACGTTCAAAACCTCGAAGTCGTCTACAATGACGTGGTGCTGGTGCTCAAAGGTCTGAGTCTCAATGTGGAGAAAGGGTCCATCACTACTTTGCTGGGCGCGAACGGGGCCGGGAAATCCACAACCCTCAAGGCCATTTCCGGCCTGCTGGAGGGCGAGGACGGTAAAGCCACATCCGGCACCATCCTTTATGAAGACAAGCCGGTAAACATCCAGAGTCCGGAAAAAATGGTCCGTAAAGGAGTTTTTCAGGTCATGGAAGGGCGGCGCATTTTTGAGGATCTCAATGTGGAAGAAAACCTGCGTTGCGGTGCCTACACCCAGCCCGCCAAATACTTTTCCGACAATCTTGAAAAGGTGTACACATATTTCCCAAGGCTGAAAGAGCGTCGTTCACAGCTGGCGGGCTATATGTCCGGCGGAGAGCAGCAGATGCTGGCTATCGGCCGTGCGGTAATGGCCAACCCCAGGCTTTTGCTTCTCGATGAGCCGTCACTGGGCCTTGCGCCTCTTCTGGTCGAGGAAATTTTTGATATCGTCAAGAAAATCAACAAGCAGGAAGGGGTAACCGTATTGTTGGTTGAACAGAATGCCCGCATGGCCCTGTCTTTGGCGGATTACGGCTACATCATGGAGAATGGGCGCATTGTTATGGATGGCAAGGGCGAGGAATTGCTTCACAATCCTGATGTGCAGGAATTTTATCTCGGCCTGTCCCATGGCGGAGAAAAACGAAGCTATCGCGACGTAAAACATTACCGCCGTCGCAAACGCTGGTTGGGATAA
- a CDS encoding ABC transporter substrate-binding protein: protein MIKRILTLTVLMVTLLIGSTAFATLKVGVLSDLTGPTSSVGVPYAQGVKDCIAYVNANGGVNGEDIKLIQVDYAYNVQQALAAYKRFKSQGIVALQGWGTGDTEALVRFVSRDRIPVFSASYSAHLMDPKKAPYNFTIAPDYSTQGRAGLKYIKDSWKEDRAPRLAFVYPDKPYGHVPLKAMKEYAKELGFEITGDEVLGLKAMDATPQLLALKRQNPDFVWVGGTTPSTAVMMKDAKKLGFNGKFLVNIWGNDENLAKMAGAACEGNFGMQAAAVYGQDVPGMKMIEEQTKGQPKMTHYLRGFVSTMVMVEGMKQAAANGKVTGQSIKEALESMRDYDPMGLAPAISYFPGDHRPSMAVNVCTVKDGKLEFLETVSLPRDDKWLGK from the coding sequence ATGATTAAAAGAATTTTGACCTTAACGGTCCTCATGGTAACCCTGCTGATAGGTTCAACAGCCTTTGCGACCCTGAAAGTCGGTGTACTGTCCGACCTTACCGGACCTACTTCCAGCGTTGGTGTTCCTTACGCTCAGGGCGTGAAGGACTGCATTGCTTATGTCAATGCCAATGGTGGCGTTAACGGCGAAGATATCAAGCTTATTCAGGTGGACTACGCCTATAATGTGCAGCAGGCTCTTGCCGCATACAAACGTTTTAAATCACAGGGTATAGTAGCTTTGCAGGGCTGGGGAACCGGTGACACCGAAGCTCTGGTGCGTTTTGTTTCCCGTGACCGTATCCCGGTGTTTTCCGCATCCTATTCCGCACATCTCATGGACCCGAAAAAGGCTCCCTACAATTTCACTATCGCTCCCGACTATTCCACCCAAGGCCGTGCCGGGTTGAAATATATCAAGGACAGCTGGAAGGAAGACCGTGCCCCGAGGCTGGCATTCGTCTACCCTGACAAGCCGTATGGTCATGTGCCCCTCAAGGCCATGAAGGAATATGCAAAAGAGTTGGGATTTGAGATTACCGGAGATGAGGTTCTCGGCCTGAAAGCCATGGACGCGACCCCGCAGCTTTTAGCTCTCAAAAGGCAGAATCCCGATTTCGTCTGGGTGGGCGGTACCACTCCCTCCACTGCTGTCATGATGAAGGATGCCAAGAAGCTCGGCTTTAACGGTAAGTTTTTGGTCAATATCTGGGGTAACGATGAGAACCTTGCCAAGATGGCCGGTGCGGCCTGTGAAGGCAATTTTGGTATGCAGGCCGCAGCTGTTTACGGTCAGGACGTTCCCGGCATGAAGATGATTGAAGAGCAGACCAAGGGCCAGCCTAAGATGACCCATTATCTGCGTGGTTTTGTCTCTACCATGGTCATGGTCGAGGGCATGAAGCAGGCCGCCGCAAATGGCAAGGTAACCGGTCAGTCCATCAAAGAAGCCTTAGAGAGTATGCGCGATTACGATCCCATGGGACTGGCCCCGGCTATAAGTTACTTCCCCGGAGACCACCGTCCGAGCATGGCTGTTAACGTCTGTACCGTAAAAGACGGTAAACTCGAATTCCTCGAAACAGTCTCCCTGCCCCGAGACGACAAATGGCTGGGTAAATAG
- a CDS encoding branched-chain amino acid ABC transporter permease produces MQKCGLFFTTYNSEDQLFPSTFQKTCLGLFMAAMLAAPCVLDFYYISVMNLIMIAVIGAVSLNLLTGVCGQMSLGHGAFVGVGAYGCAFLATKGLPFLFCLLGGGAMAAIAGMIFGIPSLRLKGIYLAISTLAAQLILEYVFLHWTSFTGGANGMPVDSPEIFGFMFDTDEKMFYLIFAITSVCVLGVSNIVRSRSGRAFVAIRDFYQSAENVGVNLFQYKLQAFATSSFMAGIAGGLWAYYTMYITPEQFSIGLSISYLAMIIIGGMGSVLGSIFGAIFITLLPEVLNIATSMLETMAPEASAMAAPLKEGVFGLTLVLFLIFEPEGLVRKWKLIKAYWKLYPFAY; encoded by the coding sequence ATGCAGAAATGCGGACTGTTTTTTACAACTTACAATAGTGAAGACCAGCTCTTTCCGTCCACGTTTCAGAAAACGTGTCTCGGGCTGTTCATGGCGGCTATGCTGGCCGCGCCCTGCGTACTGGATTTCTACTACATATCGGTAATGAACCTGATCATGATCGCGGTTATCGGCGCAGTTTCCCTGAACCTGCTCACCGGGGTTTGCGGGCAGATGTCTCTGGGGCATGGAGCCTTTGTGGGGGTAGGGGCCTACGGATGTGCCTTTCTGGCAACCAAAGGACTGCCTTTCCTCTTCTGCCTGCTGGGCGGTGGAGCCATGGCTGCAATTGCCGGGATGATCTTCGGTATCCCTTCGCTGCGGCTGAAGGGGATTTATCTTGCCATCTCAACACTCGCAGCACAGCTTATTCTGGAATACGTGTTCCTGCATTGGACATCCTTCACCGGAGGAGCCAACGGCATGCCTGTTGATTCACCGGAAATCTTCGGTTTCATGTTCGATACCGATGAGAAGATGTTTTACCTCATTTTCGCCATCACCAGCGTCTGCGTACTCGGCGTATCAAACATCGTGCGTTCCCGTTCGGGCCGCGCTTTTGTGGCTATCCGTGATTTTTACCAGTCGGCGGAGAACGTGGGTGTGAATCTTTTTCAATATAAGTTGCAGGCTTTCGCCACCAGTTCATTCATGGCCGGTATCGCCGGGGGACTCTGGGCTTACTACACCATGTACATCACCCCGGAACAGTTCTCCATCGGGCTGTCCATCAGCTATCTGGCGATGATCATCATCGGCGGCATGGGCTCGGTGCTGGGTTCCATCTTCGGCGCAATATTTATCACTCTGTTGCCCGAAGTGCTCAATATCGCCACTTCCATGCTTGAAACCATGGCCCCGGAAGCAAGTGCCATGGCAGCACCGCTCAAGGAAGGTGTCTTCGGGCTGACTCTCGTGCTCTTCCTGATCTTCGAACCCGAAGGGCTGGTGCGTAAGTGGAAACTGATCAAGGCTTACTGGAAGCTTTATCCTTTTGCTTATTAA
- a CDS encoding branched-chain amino acid ABC transporter permease, protein MEYYLQLIINGLVVGSIYSLVALGFVIIFKATKVVNFAQGEMVMAGAYICFALTVQYQLPFLLSFLITLVFSLILGILVERMVLRPLIGEPIISVVMVTIGLSSILKSLVQVFWGTQIRVFPPILPQEPIMVFGLPIAPVYIAAFVLCLLLFAVFSLFFKYSSLGIAMRATAFDQQAAQSMGIGIKNIFALSWCIAAVVSSIGGIILGNINGINSQLGHLGLKVFPAVILGGLDSLLGAALGGLIIGVLENISEGLARDLLNLGGFKEVASFVVLVIILMVKPYGLFGTKEIERV, encoded by the coding sequence ATGGAATATTACCTCCAACTCATAATCAACGGCCTCGTGGTAGGTTCCATCTACAGTCTGGTGGCCCTTGGTTTTGTCATTATTTTCAAGGCCACCAAGGTGGTTAACTTTGCACAGGGTGAAATGGTCATGGCCGGAGCGTACATCTGCTTCGCGCTGACCGTGCAGTACCAGCTGCCGTTTCTGCTCTCGTTCCTGATCACACTGGTCTTCTCGCTCATACTGGGAATACTGGTGGAGAGGATGGTTCTGCGACCACTCATCGGGGAACCGATCATTTCGGTGGTTATGGTCACTATCGGGCTTTCGTCCATACTCAAGTCGCTGGTGCAGGTCTTCTGGGGAACGCAGATCAGGGTTTTTCCGCCCATCCTGCCGCAGGAGCCGATTATGGTTTTCGGGTTGCCCATTGCTCCGGTTTATATTGCGGCCTTTGTGCTTTGCCTGCTGCTATTTGCGGTTTTCTCCCTGTTCTTCAAGTATTCCTCGCTGGGCATTGCCATGCGGGCCACTGCTTTTGACCAGCAGGCCGCGCAGTCCATGGGCATCGGTATCAAGAATATTTTTGCCCTGTCATGGTGTATCGCCGCAGTGGTTTCCTCCATCGGCGGAATCATTCTCGGCAACATCAACGGCATCAACTCCCAGCTCGGGCATCTCGGCTTGAAAGTCTTCCCGGCGGTTATTCTGGGTGGACTGGACTCCCTGCTCGGAGCGGCTCTGGGCGGACTCATCATCGGTGTGCTGGAGAATATCAGCGAAGGGCTTGCCCGCGATCTGCTGAACCTCGGCGGCTTTAAGGAAGTTGCATCCTTTGTGGTGCTGGTCATCATCCTCATGGTCAAGCCATACGGGCTGTTCGGCACCAAAGAAATCGAGAGAGTGTAA
- a CDS encoding AMP-binding protein, with product MSRPYNTTLPALLIKNGRERATRTAMREKYLGIWQSFSYKQYLEITSEFAAGLKSLGFGKGDAIVIIGDNRPEWLWAQLAIQGIGGYSVGLYQDSPADEIGYIFTLSEARLVVAEDQEQVDKILSIRDQLPDLKYIISHDPKGLVDYDEQGLMSFDDIRSLGKAKADQFEKWTAEVVPEDVAIIATTSGSTGRPKLAMLTHENLLSMAWNLGDSDPKKESDEFVSFLPLAWMGEQMMAVASALLFGFCVNFPEEPDTVQENIREIGPHLIFSPPRVWENMAAKVRVRIMETTPLKRWLFNLFLPMGINYADKVLHGQTPSAMDKFGYWLAELCLFRALRDRLGFSRIRSGSTGGAPLGPDTFTFFHALGINLKQIYGQTEVAGISCIHKDGSVSFDTVGEPIPETEIKISEEGEVLTKSPAVFKGYLKNEEATAETIEDGWLKSGDAGYFKDNGQLVIIDRLSDVMTLNSGARFSPQFIENKIKFSTYVQEAVVVGQDRDYITAIICLDSDIAGRWAEQQQLTYTTYQDLASNPNLYDLISEEVASINESLEDGTSVKRFALLFKELDADDGELTRTRKIRRKIIGERYGDLIHALYNGAKEINLTARIKYQDGSERTMSGPIAIREISEAR from the coding sequence ATGAGCCGTCCATACAATACAACACTTCCGGCACTGCTGATCAAAAACGGGCGCGAGCGGGCTACCCGCACGGCCATGCGTGAGAAATATCTCGGCATCTGGCAGTCGTTTTCATATAAGCAGTATCTTGAAATAACATCCGAGTTCGCCGCCGGACTCAAGTCATTGGGTTTTGGGAAGGGCGATGCCATCGTCATCATCGGTGATAACCGCCCTGAATGGCTTTGGGCTCAGCTGGCGATTCAGGGCATTGGCGGATATTCCGTGGGACTTTATCAGGACTCTCCGGCGGACGAAATCGGTTATATTTTTACTCTTTCTGAAGCGAGGCTCGTGGTTGCCGAGGATCAGGAGCAGGTGGACAAAATCCTCTCCATCCGTGACCAGCTCCCGGACCTCAAATACATAATTTCTCATGATCCCAAAGGGCTGGTGGATTATGATGAGCAAGGACTTATGTCCTTTGATGACATCAGGTCGCTCGGCAAGGCTAAGGCTGATCAATTCGAAAAATGGACCGCTGAAGTTGTTCCCGAAGATGTCGCGATTATCGCCACTACCTCCGGTTCCACCGGACGTCCCAAGCTGGCCATGCTGACCCACGAGAATCTTCTTTCCATGGCCTGGAACCTCGGTGATTCCGATCCCAAAAAAGAATCCGATGAATTTGTATCCTTTTTGCCGCTGGCATGGATGGGCGAACAGATGATGGCTGTGGCTTCGGCTCTGCTTTTCGGATTTTGCGTAAACTTTCCTGAAGAGCCGGATACGGTGCAGGAAAATATCCGCGAAATCGGCCCGCATCTCATTTTTTCTCCGCCCCGCGTCTGGGAAAATATGGCTGCCAAAGTCCGTGTCCGTATAATGGAGACCACGCCGCTCAAACGCTGGCTGTTTAATCTGTTTCTGCCCATGGGCATCAATTATGCTGACAAGGTCTTGCACGGGCAGACTCCCTCAGCCATGGACAAGTTCGGCTATTGGCTGGCTGAGCTCTGCTTGTTCCGGGCTCTCAGGGACCGTCTGGGATTTTCGCGCATCCGCAGCGGGTCTACCGGGGGCGCACCGCTGGGGCCGGACACCTTTACCTTTTTTCATGCGCTGGGCATCAACCTGAAGCAGATTTACGGGCAGACCGAAGTGGCAGGTATTTCCTGTATCCACAAGGACGGCTCTGTCAGTTTTGATACTGTGGGTGAACCTATCCCGGAAACCGAAATCAAGATTTCCGAAGAAGGCGAAGTACTGACCAAAAGTCCTGCTGTCTTTAAAGGCTACCTTAAAAATGAGGAAGCCACTGCCGAAACAATTGAAGACGGCTGGCTCAAATCCGGTGATGCCGGATATTTCAAGGACAACGGGCAGCTGGTTATTATCGACCGCCTTTCCGATGTAATGACCCTCAATAGCGGAGCCCGCTTCTCCCCGCAGTTCATCGAGAACAAGATCAAGTTCTCCACTTATGTACAGGAAGCGGTGGTCGTCGGGCAGGATCGCGACTACATCACCGCCATCATCTGTCTGGACAGTGATATTGCCGGGCGTTGGGCCGAACAGCAGCAGCTGACCTACACCACCTATCAGGATCTGGCTTCCAACCCCAATCTCTACGACCTTATCAGCGAAGAAGTTGCATCAATCAATGAATCTCTGGAGGACGGCACTTCGGTTAAGCGTTTTGCCCTGCTCTTTAAAGAACTGGACGCGGACGACGGCGAACTGACCCGTACCCGCAAAATTCGCCGTAAGATCATAGGCGAGCGTTACGGCGATCTCATCCACGCTCTTTATAACGGTGCAAAGGAGATCAATCTCACCGCCCGTATCAAATATCAGGACGGCTCGGAGCGGACCATGTCCGGCCCCATAGCCATCCGCGAAATCAGCGAGGCCCGCTAA
- a CDS encoding ABC transporter ATP-binding protein, whose protein sequence is MNGSSPFFKPDCEPVPMDQVMLEVKDVTLTFKGVAALSRVNCEVRKGSITSLIGPNGAGKTSMLNCISGRYFPDTGSITLKGDEMLGTPANKRTHFGMARTFQNIALFRGLSVLDNLMVGRHSRINYGILSSLLYFGKARKEESAHRERVEEIIDFLGLSPYRHQAAGHLPYGVQKKVELGRALAAEPELLLLDEPMAGMNLEETEDMARYILDINEEWGISVFLVEHDMGVVMDISDHVVVLDFGRILACGTPDEVQQNKKVISAYLGDEGGLYQGR, encoded by the coding sequence ATGAATGGCAGTAGCCCCTTTTTCAAACCGGACTGTGAACCGGTCCCCATGGATCAGGTTATGCTTGAGGTCAAGGATGTTACCTTGACCTTTAAAGGAGTGGCCGCGCTCTCAAGGGTGAACTGTGAAGTGCGCAAGGGAAGTATCACCTCGCTCATCGGGCCCAACGGCGCGGGCAAGACCAGCATGCTCAATTGTATTTCCGGGCGTTACTTTCCCGACACCGGTTCCATTACCCTTAAAGGGGATGAGATGCTTGGTACGCCGGCCAACAAGCGTACCCATTTCGGTATGGCCCGTACTTTTCAGAACATTGCCCTGTTCCGGGGACTTTCCGTACTGGATAACCTGATGGTGGGGCGTCATTCGCGTATTAATTACGGTATATTGTCCTCGCTTCTCTACTTCGGCAAGGCCCGCAAGGAAGAATCCGCGCACAGGGAGCGGGTAGAGGAAATCATCGATTTTCTGGGGCTCTCCCCCTACCGCCATCAGGCCGCCGGACACCTGCCTTACGGGGTTCAGAAAAAAGTCGAGTTGGGCCGCGCGCTGGCTGCCGAGCCTGAACTGCTCCTTCTCGACGAACCCATGGCGGGCATGAACCTCGAAGAGACCGAAGACATGGCCCGCTACATTCTCGACATCAATGAGGAGTGGGGCATTTCAGTATTTCTGGTGGAACACGATATGGGGGTGGTCATGGATATTTCCGATCACGTGGTGGTGCTCGATTTCGGTCGCATCCTCGCTTGTGGAACTCCCGATGAAGTGCAGCAGAACAAGAAAGTTATTAGTGCCTACCTTGGAGACGAGGGCGGGCTTTATCAAGGAAGGTAA
- a CDS encoding CBS domain-containing protein — protein sequence MYVGLKMLKDFMPQSPDTLAEDASILMDDNMLWMLLIVDKSKLVGYVRKEDISAAMPSTMTGLDKHEINYLLSKLTLKKIMRTDITTVSPETEIEEAAVIMRRKNLAGLAVVDANNNLLGYINRNVILDVLAEEMGFAEGGSRIVFEVEDRPGVLKHVSSLIDELGYSIISTGTFNHDSRRMVVIRINAENPSSVAAVLQKNGYDVVGPEDFRDEWQ from the coding sequence ATGTACGTCGGGCTTAAGATGTTGAAAGACTTCATGCCGCAGTCACCGGATACGCTGGCGGAAGATGCTTCCATCCTTATGGATGACAATATGCTCTGGATGCTGCTTATCGTGGATAAGAGCAAGCTGGTGGGATATGTGCGCAAGGAAGATATCAGCGCGGCCATGCCTTCAACCATGACCGGGCTGGATAAACACGAAATCAACTACCTGCTCTCCAAACTGACCCTTAAAAAGATTATGCGCACAGACATCACCACGGTCAGCCCTGAAACTGAAATCGAGGAAGCCGCGGTGATCATGCGCCGCAAGAATCTGGCAGGACTCGCGGTGGTGGACGCTAACAATAATCTTCTCGGTTATATCAATCGCAACGTTATTCTCGATGTCCTGGCTGAAGAAATGGGATTCGCTGAAGGCGGCTCACGCATAGTTTTCGAGGTGGAAGACCGCCCCGGCGTGCTTAAGCACGTTTCCAGCCTCATTGACGAGCTCGGCTATTCCATTATTTCCACCGGAACATTCAATCACGATTCCCGCAGAATGGTCGTTATTCGGATTAATGCCGAGAACCCCTCGTCCGTTGCCGCAGTTTTGCAGAAGAACGGTTACGATGTCGTAGGACCGGAGGATTTCAGGGATGAATGGCAGTAG
- a CDS encoding SapC family protein, with translation MKMVPLNKNEHAAYKIRTPENMDFAAGAHFARLVLAEFVQACSVFPIIFVENADIGGFDPGVMLGFEPGQNFFVDGEGKWLVPFVPASIRQYPFSYSYFEGQPDKWVLLFDEDSGLLNIGAGEPLFDEEGRESTTLNNIMQFMGELQAAAAATTEFSAYLADKSLIVPLDIKVPGENCPHSLQGIYGVNGQRLNELPDDVFLELKNKGYLAVIYAHLISLGQIERLVALSPKV, from the coding sequence ATGAAAATGGTGCCCTTAAATAAAAATGAACATGCAGCGTACAAAATCAGGACTCCCGAAAATATGGATTTTGCGGCAGGTGCACATTTTGCCCGTTTGGTGCTGGCTGAATTTGTGCAGGCTTGTTCGGTTTTTCCGATTATATTTGTCGAGAACGCTGACATCGGAGGATTTGACCCCGGAGTCATGTTGGGATTTGAGCCTGGGCAGAATTTTTTTGTGGATGGGGAGGGAAAGTGGCTGGTCCCTTTTGTTCCCGCTTCCATCCGTCAGTACCCTTTTTCATATTCGTATTTTGAGGGCCAACCGGACAAATGGGTACTGCTTTTTGACGAGGACAGCGGACTCCTGAATATCGGTGCAGGTGAGCCTTTGTTTGACGAAGAGGGTAGAGAGAGCACAACCCTGAACAACATAATGCAGTTCATGGGAGAATTGCAGGCGGCAGCGGCTGCAACAACTGAATTCAGCGCATACCTTGCTGATAAATCATTAATAGTACCCTTGGACATTAAAGTTCCGGGGGAGAACTGCCCGCACAGCCTGCAAGGCATCTACGGAGTAAATGGACAGCGTTTGAATGAATTGCCGGATGATGTCTTTCTTGAATTGAAGAATAAAGGCTATCTTGCAGTTATTTACGCCCATCTTATTTCTCTTGGGCAGATTGAGCGGCTTGTGGCATTGAGTCCAAAAGTTTGA
- a CDS encoding HlyD family efflux transporter periplasmic adaptor subunit, with amino-acid sequence MRSPELETRKRVLNARCHLLQKLIKRSAGSVRELESINVLQQQLSEVDSQLFGINKQLEQLVIKAPFSGKYSVSEPLRTGQWISIKTKLGAVSTEEGTRFEAYVEERELGRIRLGARGTFLADTGSWKWIPVHVTSIDPVPVDTLDDRMLATIHGGAISARPGELGKLVPESATYRIELQSDAQIISPVWVSGGALRLEGEKASFAGRFFRYVAAVLIRETGF; translated from the coding sequence ATGAGATCCCCTGAACTTGAGACACGTAAGCGTGTCCTTAATGCCCGCTGTCATTTGTTACAAAAATTGATCAAGCGCAGTGCAGGGTCTGTTAGGGAGCTGGAATCAATTAATGTGCTTCAACAACAGCTTTCCGAAGTGGATTCTCAGTTGTTTGGAATCAATAAGCAGTTGGAGCAGCTGGTAATTAAAGCTCCTTTCAGTGGAAAGTATTCTGTTTCTGAGCCTCTCCGTACGGGACAATGGATTTCTATTAAAACGAAGCTAGGTGCCGTTTCAACAGAGGAGGGCACCCGGTTTGAGGCATATGTAGAGGAAAGAGAATTGGGCAGGATTCGATTAGGTGCCCGAGGAACTTTTCTGGCTGATACAGGGAGTTGGAAATGGATTCCTGTGCATGTCACCTCAATTGACCCTGTCCCGGTTGACACGCTTGATGACCGGATGCTTGCTACAATCCATGGCGGAGCAATCTCGGCCCGTCCGGGAGAGCTAGGGAAACTTGTTCCGGAATCAGCAACTTATAGGATTGAGTTGCAGTCGGATGCTCAGATAATTTCACCTGTCTGGGTGAGCGGGGGAGCTTTGCGTCTTGAGGGTGAAAAAGCAAGTTTTGCAGGACGATTTTTCCGTTATGTGGCTGCGGTGTTGATCAGGGAAACCGGGTTTTAA